One Festucalex cinctus isolate MCC-2025b chromosome 1, RoL_Fcin_1.0, whole genome shotgun sequence genomic region harbors:
- the LOC144007291 gene encoding uncharacterized protein LOC144007291, with translation MFTMAKVKYEEELCGAQEDNERQRQLLDAVYKQPRVVLNRADVSEKYICPERQEPEFPGVKQEEDLEPLQVKEEQQQQPSNIKKEEQLPPYIKEEEDFTECPVTGVHLKTEDERQYEENKGAESPSSSSRQQMTNDDSRLALMSDGEDASHAPHTADDEQCDDDVTCHTDGKRWKCSQCGKTFGSKSQLRNHAMGHTGDKPFVCSVCGRKFTRNDYLKTHTRTHTGEKPFACSVCGQSFSQKGSLTTHTRIHTGEKPFACLVCGQNFSSKGDLKIHTRTHTGEKPFACLVCGQSFSQKGNLIIHTRNHTGEKPFACLVCGQNFSSNRYLKIHTRTHTGEKPFACSVCGQNFSSKGYLKIHTRTHTGEKPFACSVCGQNFALKGNLKIHTRTHTGEKPFACSVCGQNFAQRVHLKSHTRTHTGEKPFACSVCGQNFSSKGSLKIHTRTHTGEKPFACSVCGQNFALKGNLKIHTRTHTGEKPFACSVCGQSFAQRVHLKSHTRTHTGEKPFACSVCGRKFAHKENLKIHTRTHTGEKPFACSVCGQNFAHRGHLKTHTRNHTGE, from the exons atgttcacaatggcgaaagtcaagtacgaagaggagctttgtggagcacaggaggacaacgagcgacaacgtcaactgctggacgccgtttacaagcagcctcgagttgtgttgaacagagcag atgtcagtgaaaaatatatttgtcctgagcggcaggagccagagttccctggcgtgaaacaggaggaggacttggagcctctgcaagttaaagaagagcagcagcaacagccttccaacatcaaaaaagaggagcagctgccaccatacattaaagaggaggaggacttcACAGAGTGTcccgtgactggtgtccatttgaagactgaagatgaacgtcaatatgaagagaacaaaggggcggagtctccaagcagcagctcaagacaacaaatgacaaatgatgacagccggttagctctcatgtcagatggtgaagacgcgtcacacgctcctcacactgctgacgacgaacagtgtgacgatgatgtgacatgtcacactgatggcaaacggtggaaatgttctcagtgtggaaaaacctttggttccaagtctcaattgagaaatcatgcgatgggccacactggtgataaaccctttgtctgctcagtttgtggtcgaaaatttaCTCGGAATGactacttaaaaacacacacaagaacccacactggagagaagccctttgcttgctcggtttgtggtcaaagtttctctcagaagggaagtttaacaacgcacacgcgaatccacactggagagaagccctttgcttgcttggtttgtggtcaaaatttttcttccaagggagacttaaaaatacacacacgaacccacactggagagaagccctttgcttgcttggtttgtggtcaaagtttctctcagaagggaaatttaattattcacacaagaaaccacactggagagaagccctttgcttgtttggtttgtggtcaaaatttttcttccaatcgatacttaaaaatacacacaagaacccacacgggagagaagccctttgcttgctcagtttgtggtcaaaatttttcttccaagggatacttaaaaatacacacaagaacccacactggagagaagccttttgcttgctcagtttgtggtcaaaattttgctctcaagggaaacttaaaaatccacacaagaacccacactggagagaagccttttgcttgctcagtttgtggtcaaaattttgctcagagggtacacttaaaatcacacacaagaacccacactggagagaagccctttgcttgctcggtttgtggtcaaaatttttcttccaagggatccttaaaaatacacacaagaacccacactggagagaagccttttgcttgctcagtttgtggtcaaaattttgctctcaagggaaacttaaaaatccacacaagaacccacactggagagaagccttttgcttgctcagtttgtggtcaaagttttgctcagagggtacacttaaaatcacacacaagaacccacactggagagaagccctttgcttgctcggtttgtggtcgaaaatttgctcacaaggaaaacttaaaaatacacacaagaacccacactggagagaagccctttgcttgctcagtttgtggtcaaaattttgctcacaggggacacttaaaaacacacacaagaaaccacactggagagtag